In Gimesia panareensis, the genomic window CGATCGCGTGCCCCATCAGGCCCATGGTGATCATCTTGGTCCGACCCACGGTGGTGCCCCAGCGTCGGGTGTAGATGCGGATGAAGAAGGCAGAGATCGCGTATCCAAGGAAGAAGGTACCGATCCCACCCAGATGCCGGTGCGAGACAAAGCGAGTCAAAAAGACGCTGATGACCGTGAAGCTGAGTCCCATCATGATGGCGACGAGCATGACCTGGCCGGGCCAGTAGCGAAACAGGAGCTGGTGTGCAGCCGGAGTGACCTGTGGCCTGCGATGGACGTCGTCATGGGTCACATACAGCACGATGAGTAAGTAGCAGAATCCCAGAAAAGCAGGGATACCGAACAGGGCGTAGAACTGTGCATTCCCGGCGGGAAGCCAGCGCAACATGATGTCACTGACCTGTGTCCCCAGAATCATGCCGACAAACCCGCTGCTTCCCAGGCTGCCGATGACTTCGGTACGGCGGTGATGCGGGACTTTCTGCTGGATATGCACGACAGAGCAGGTAAACATTCCCGCAATTCCGGTCGCAAAACACATCCGGAGTGCAAAGATCTCCCAACCCAGATTCCGGCAGAGTGTCATTCCTCCGGCACCGACGACAAAGATGGCTGCGGAAAGTGCCCAGAGTGTTCTAACCCCGTAGCGGTCGATGCCCTGTCCCAGGAAAAAGCGGGCAATCAAGGCGACAAAGACGCCGCAGCTGACAATATCTCCGACCAGTTCTTCGTTACCGCCCAGGTAAGTGACCAGGTCGGCAAAACGGAATGTGATCGCGTTTGCGGTCACTAACAGCACGTTGGCCAGGTAACAGAACCAGAACAGCCGGTTGTATATCGGTTCCTCTTCATCGGAGGGAATAACAGGGGTGATAGACATTCGTTTAAATTCAAGTTAAGACAGATTGCCGTTGAAAGTACCAGTAATTCTTCCGGAAACATAATGTTTCCGCTCACAATTCAGGATCAGGTTGTCTGATTCGGCGGGATCAGCCTGGGTGCCCTGCAAGCATCTTGTGAGGCTGTCTGGCGGGTTCACAACTGCAAGACACGCTCAGGTATCTCCAAGTTCGTGAATTTGAGGGGAGTCGCGACTTTCGTCCTGGCAGAGTGGCACGGATGTCAAAAGTCCGCCACGCCCATGCCTGCATTTTAGCAGAGTGATGTGTATCCGTCTAAGGGAGAATTGTTAAACTTTCGCGGAGGTTCGCGGGAAAGCAGAAATTCTCCGGGGGCAGGCTGCGATTTAAAGCGTTACTGAAGTGCACAGGCTCTGGTATTGCTGTATTTATCCGCCAAAAGCACTATAGCGGCGGATTCCCCGCTGGAAGGCGATGCGATTCAGAGAAAACAGGACCACGATCCAGACAATTTCAATGGACAATTCGATGATTAGTTCCTGATGGGTATATTTACCTAGAATCACCGTGCCGGGGAAATAGGCCAGATATTTGAACGGGAGCATCTGCATCCACTGGCTCAGCGGTTCCGGGAAGAGGTCCAGGGGGATCATGTGGCCGGAGAGAAAGTAGTTGAGCATCATATAGATAAAGATCAGCGAGCTGACTTCCAGGAACCAGAAGGAGATCAGTCCGATGAGTGATTCAATCAGAAAGCCGACGAGGAAGGCCATCAGGAGTGACAGCACCCAGACAAAAATAGTAAATGCATCCGGCCAGCCCGAGAAGTAATCACGACAGAGGTAGAAGAGCAGAATAAACGGTCCCAGAGCGACCATATAGTAGACCAGCTTATGGGCCATGCGGGCCCAGAAGAGATATCCCAGCATATCGATCGGCTGGATCAGATATTTTTTGATGGTCCCGTCCCGCACATCATTGGCAATGCCGTTGGCCAGCCCGGGCATACTGGAGAAGGCACGCCCCACCATCACGAGCAGGTAGTAGGCGACCATTTCCTGATAGTTGTAGCCTTTGATGCTGCTGACCGGTTTACTGGTGTGGATGCCGTAAATGGCGCCCCACAGGAAGATCTGAGTGACGATTGGCAGGAAGCGGACGAAGGTCGCGAAGACGAAATCTCCCCGGTACACCAGTCGTTCTTCGATGGATGTTTTGAGGATGATCCAATTGGTCCGCAGGCTGGCGATCATGGTTGTCTGTTGAAAAGTGTGGGGTTGTACTTTCAGCCGGATTATTCGGTTGCTGATGGTTCCAGGCTCTGTTCCCGCTGGAGAGCGGCCGTCTCTTTTTGTTCGGTGAAGACTTCCGCAATCACTTCTTCGAGCGGGCGTTCCTGTACGCCGACATCGAGTATCCGGTATTTCGCGAGCAGGCTGGAGAGGATCTCCGGAATTTTATTCCGAGGGACTTTCAGTTTGACACGCGGCGCTTCGTTCTCCAGGACTTCACCCCATTGGGAGAAGTCGCGAGGCATGTCATCGCCGTCAAACTGCACGTCCATGATTTTATAATTGCTGAAGCGGTCGAGAATGTCGCTCAGGGGGCCGTCATGCTTGATGCTTCCCTGGTTGATGATGATGGCCCGTTTACAGAGGGCTTCTACATCTTTCATGTAATGACTGGTGAGTACGACCGTCGTTTTCTGTTCGTTCTGGTAGTATTTCAGAAATTCCTGCACGCGGCGCTGCGAGACGACATCCAGCCCGATGGTCGGTTCATCCAGCAGGAGGACGTCGGGACGGTGCAACAGGGCGGCGATGAGTTCCATCCGCATCCGCTCACCGAGGGAGAGTTCACGCACGGGTTGACCAATCAGGTGTTTGACTTCCAGCAGACTGGTGAGCTCATCGATGCGGCGGTCGTACTGTTGGGGATCGATGCGGTAGATCTCTTTGTGCAGGCGGAACGATTCCTGGGCGGGGAGGTCCCACCAGAGCTGGTTCTTCTGGCCCATGACGAGGGAGAAGCGGCGACGGTATTCATTTTCCCGTTTCCAGGGGACATGTCCGAGGACGGTGGCTTCGCCGGCGGAGGGAAAGATCAGGCCGGAAAGCAGCTTGAGGGTTGTGGTTTTGCCGGCTCCATTGGGGCCGAGAAAGGCGACGATTTCCCCCTGCTCGATCGTGAAACTGACATCGGTGACCGCGTGAACGGTTTTATGATCGCGCTTCCAGAGCCCTTTCAAAGAGGCAAAAACCCCTTCGTTTTTCTGGTAGACTTTGTATGTTTTCTCGAGATTTCTGACGACGATGGCATTCATGCCCTCATCTTACGGTACCTGTTGCGATGGGTCGAGCGACAAATACTGCGATTCAGAAAAAACAAACAGGCAAGGCTGTTTTGATCCAAGTCCGGTATGTCAGAGAGGTTCTTTTGCCAGTTCTGCACGGATCTGACAGGCGATCAGCGGATCGCACATGGCGGCTGTGGCCAGATGCGTCGCCTGGGCACCGGCTTCGAGAAACTGCCTGACATCCTGAACAGAACTGATGCCCCCGCAGGAGATCAGCTGTGTTTGATTGCTGTCCGGCGGTAATTCTGAGAGCAGCCGTCGGAAGAGTTGCAGCTGATGCAGAGAGGCTTCCCGGGTGGCAGAGCCGCAGATGCCTCGCTGTTCTCCATTAAATAACAGGGTTCCATCTGCATCAGTAACGGTTGTCGCGACACTGTTGGTCATCACGATTCCTGAGGCATACGGTGTCACTGCTTCCAGAAAAGTGCGGGCTACGTTTTCTTGAGTCAGATGTCCGATTTTGATCAGGTAGGGAGTCTCGCCGATGGCAGCCCGGACCCGGCTGGCGACCAGGGCTGCGGCTTCGGGCTGCTGATAGAGCTGGCCGTCGCGGGTGCAGACATTGGGACAGGAAAAATTGGTTTCGATACAGTCGGCTCCGCTTTCCAGGGCCCAGCGGGCGCAGAGGGCATAATCATTGGCGAGGTCATCCAGAGACCAGCCAGGCTGCAGGCTGCCCACCACGGAGACCGACAGAATTTTCTCCGCGGGCAACAGGCGACGCGTTTGTGCGATATCCTCGCGCCAGGTTTCGGGGGCTGCAGAAGGCATACCGAATGAGACGGCCCAACTGCCCTGCATCTGGTCGGTGAGCGTGACCTGTGATTCCCGTCCTGTCATGGAGGAGACAGTCACTGGTTGCAGATTGGGTAGCGGGTAGCATTCCCGTGCTGTGGAGCGGACCGTTTTGTAGGTTAACACATCGAAGCCCAGGCTGGCGTAATACCGGACCCATTTGCCGTTGAGCAGGGGGCCGGCAGGGATACCGAGCGGAGAGGGGACCGGTAGCCCACAGAAAGCCCAGTCTCCCGGAACATCCGGGATCTCGAGTTCAACCGGATCGGGGGCGTGGTCGTAGTTCCACTGGTAAGTCTGTAGTCGATCGTAGTGTGGCAGGGAAGAGGGGTTCTGCATCAGAAAACCTGAGGGTACCGGACAGCGAATGAAAAAAGCTCCGACCCCTGAACAGGGATCGGAGCAGTGGAGGGGAAATCAGTTCCAGGGATTTTAACGTTGGACGGTGTTCATATTCTTGAGCACGTTCATGTAGTCGACCGTGATATTCAGGATTTCATCGTTGTAGAAATCCTTTTTGAAGATATCCTTGTCGGCTGCACTGTCCTTCTTCTCTTCTTCTTCCTTTTTCTTCTTCTCTTTCTCTTCTTTGTCTTTGTCGTTCGACATTTCTTTACGTCGTGTGGCTTCGACCAGAGAGATTGTTTTCTGATTTTTCTTTTTCAGGTACTTGTCGATTTCTTCCTGGGTTTCTTTGAAGTCCTTGTCAGCGACAACACGTTTTGTGCTGGCCTGCTTCAACTGATCCAGGATTTTCGGACTGACCATCCCGAGTGACTCGTGAGGAGCGACTTCGGTTTTGTCAAACTCCATGGCATCATCCAGGAAGGATTCTCCCAGGTCCATGTTGTCGATCAGAGACGGGAGTACGATATCGGAGCGGACGCCCCGGTTCTGAGTACTGTCTCCGTTGACGCGGTAGAACTGGTTAATGGTCAGTTTCAGGGCGCCCAGATCCTGGCCTTTGAGGAAGCTGAACATCTGGTTGGAAACCGGCATCACGTTCTGGACGGTCCCTTTACCGTGTGTCGTGGTATCACCGATGATGAGGCCACGTTTGTAGTCTTTAATGACGCCGGCAAAGATCTCGGAAGCAGAAGCGGAGAGGCGGTTACAGACCACAACCAGCGGACCGGTGTAAACAGCGCCCGGTTCGACATCGCTGTGGATTTTGCGTTCGCCGTCCATCTGCTTCACCTGCACGACAGGTCCTTCGTCGACAAACAGGCCGGAGACTTCGATGGCTTCGCTGAGAGCACCACCACCGTTGAATCGCAGGTCAATGATGATCCCGTCAACGCCACCCTGATCGCGGAAGTCGTAGAGGACCTTGCGGACATCGCGGGCCGTACTCTTGAAGTTTTCATCACCCCGCTGTGCGCCGCGGAAATCACGGTAGAACGAAGGAATGCTGATCACACCGATGCGTCCGGTCTGACCGGGGAGCCGTTCTCCGGTTTCAATGATCTTACCTTTGACTTCCGAAGTGCTGAGTTCGATCTTTTTACGGGTCAGCTTATAAACTTCGATCGCATTGTTTTTCTCTTTCTTGACACGCAGCTGGACGATGGTCCCCCGCTTGCCGCGGATGTAACGTACGACTTTGCTGAGTTTCATTTCGACCACGTCTACAAACTCGCCGTCTTCCTGGGCCACGCCGACGATTTTATCGCCTGCTTTGAGGCGACCGTCTGCATCAGCAGCACCACCGGGGACGATTTCGGCAACGACGGTGTAGCCATCTTCCGAACGAAGTGCCGCACCGATCCCATCGAGGCTGAGTTCCATGCTGATCCGGAAGTCTTCCAGTGTCTGGGGAGACATGTAGCTGGAGTGAGGATCGAAACAGTGAGTCAGGGCACTGAGGTACATTTCGAGTTTCTCAGGTTTTTCGGTCTGAGACATGGTACGGAGGTTGTTGCGATAACGTTTGTGTAACTGCTCGCGTGCTTTGGCGAGTTCGGTGTCTTCCAGAATCAGGTTGAGCAGATCGTACTTGACCCGTTTTCTCCAACGCTCGTTCATCTCGTTCTGATCTTTGGCGAAATCGAGATCCTTGGCATCGACGACGATCGATTCATCCACGGTGAAGTCGTGATCGACATCAACGAGCTGCTGAGCGTAGTCCATGCGTTCCTGGAGACGCTGCAGATACAGGTTAAATGCATCATAGGCAAAGCTGACATCGCCGACCGCCAGTTTGTCATCCAGCTGTGTCTTGTCCGCTTCGAAGTGTTCGATATCAGATTGATAGAAGTAAAGTTTTTGCGGATCGAGCTGCTTAATGAAGCGCTTCATCAGCTTTTGTGAGATTTCGTCATTGATCGGTTTGCCGCTGATATGGAAACGACTGACCATGGCACAGACGCGTTTGGCAGTGACAGAGTCATTCGAGGAGTCAGCGACAGCGGCCTGCTGAGCAAAGATTGCCGTTCCCAGCAGGAGTACCATGCAGAGGCTGAGAGCAGCGGCTGCTTTTGAGGGAGGATTTAACTTCATAAGTTTCGTCCGTTATCTGAATTTCATGTGAAAGAGAAAGCATCAGTGAAGCCGACATGACACCGGGAATTCACTTATGTAAGCCATTTGATATTATAGGATCTCTGAAAACAGGACAAGGTGACATTTTCATGTGAGGCACTTCCGAATCTGCATGACAGAGGCTGGTTTATTGAAACATCCCTCTCGGACAGGAAATTCCAGTGAACCAGCAAGCCAGTGGAAATTAATACGTGTCCCGCGGCAGATTTGTTGGTCAAACCTGGGCGGAATCTTTGCTGAAAGGAAATGTCCTCCCACTCACGATCAGGTTCACTTTGATTCCGTCAACCAGCGTCCATGAACCTGCGGCAGTGTGGATGCTGTAAGTTGTTTAGTATCAGATTGTTGTGCTGATGGTGCCGGGTTTACTTCCCCGGCTGCAGCAACTGTCCCAACAGCGAGATACAGTCCTTCCATTGGGCCTGGAATTCCTCGGAATCGACCGGGTGCCCTGAAATCAGTTGCGCCAACTGGGGCAGCGTGGCAGGGAAAAAGACCAGGGCAGTACAGATCAGCATCAGGCAGACGGGATCAAAATCATCGGAAATGATGCCCTCTTCCTGTGACTTTTTGAGTCGATTAATGTGGTTCTGGTAATACTCCCGTCGCCAGGGCTCGTCGATGATCGGAGCGCCGTTGTTCTGCTGTGCTTCGTTGAGCAGCACGCGAACGTAATTCTGATCGCGGAGGTTTTCCTCGAAGTAATATTGTAGAATTTCGCTGATGTTGACCGGGATCTTTTCGACCGTGTCACTCCGCTCCTGGAGTTTGTTTTGCAGTGCCGCCTCGAACAGGCCCCGTTTATCGTTGAAATAGCGATAGATCAGCGATTTGTTGAAATTGGCCTCGCGGGCCACTGCTTCGATCCGGGCTCCATCCACGCCCCGTTCCGCGAACTCCTCAATTGCCGCTTTGAGAATGGCTTCCTGAGAGGTGACTTCTTTTTTAGGCGTATCGGTCGATGACATCTTCGCTCCATTCCTGACGGGCTACGAGAGTATAGCTGGTGCGCCTGCTGCTGTGAAGATTCCCAAAACGGGGGAACGAATTGTTTACTGATTCTGATTGATCTTTTTCGCCAGTTTTTTGTTGAAATCATAAATCAGAGTCTGTAGCATACGTATTGTAACGGTAACGTTACCGGTTATCCAATCTTTTCAAGACAAAAAATTGTTTGAATTCCGTTCATATATTTACTGAACGGGAGGTTATTCACTTTAGACCATGACACGTCCTTAATTTGATACGAATCTGTATCACTCTCGATGGCTGAAATCCGTGGTGGTTTCCAGTAACGGAAACCAGCTGCATTTAATACTTCAATTCTGTTTTAAAAGAATGTCTGGAAAGCGAGTTTCGCTGTTTGTCTGCGGTCTGGTTGAATACTGCGACCCGAAAGCAAATCGCATCCTCTCTTCCCGTCTGAGTGACATGGAATTACCAGAACCGGTTTTGAAAATCGGTGTTCGATAATTTTTCAGGCACATTTCATACTTTTACGGAACTACGAGGAGTAACGCTATGGTATGTCGTCAACCTCTGAAGCGAGGATTCACCCTCATCGAGTTGCTGGTCGTAATCGCCATCATTGCGATTCTGATTGCTCTGTTGCTCCCGGCGGTGCAGCAGGCCCGGGAAGCGGCTCGTCGAACGCAGTGCAAGAACAACGTGAAACAGTTCGGCCTGGCAATGCATAACTACCATGAAGCGCACAGCACGTTTCCTTTGGGGACAAGCGTGAATTTCAATACTTCTTCGGGCGGTGGGAATTTCATCTCGAACGGGATCGTGATGATGCTGCCGTATTTTGATCAGACGAACCTCTCGAATCTCTATAATCAGACCAAGGCTTGGGAAAATCAGTCTGCAGCAGCAGCCCGTACCGTAGTGCCGACCTTTGTCTGTCCCTCGAATGTCGGGCCGAATCCGATTTCAGACTCCGCCCTGGGGGCACTCAGTCTGCCCGTGGGAAGTACCTTCGGGATTACCACCTATGCTCTGTGTCGCGGATCGAATATCGGCTGGTGTAATACCAGTAGTCATCCCAGTAATGTGAAGGGCATGTTTGATCTGAACCGTGGCGCCAAGATGCGGGATATCCTGGACGGTTCGAGCAATACCATCGCAATGGGGGAAGCGGGGACCGGTCCTCAGTTTATCCTGTGTGAAGGTCAGGGCTGTAACACGGCTCCTTCAACTAAAGTGGAAGCCTCGCAGGCCTGGATCGTGGCACAGCCGCCGAACACTGATTTTAAATCTGTACTGGGTCCCCGGGCGAGTATCTTTGGCAGTACGGCTGATCGGATCAACAAGACCTACACAACCGAAACACTGATTGACCTGGGGAACTATTCCACCTGCTCACTGAGCGGCGCAGACGCGACCAGTAATTTCCGCAGTCAGCATATCGGCGGTTGTCATTTTCTCTATGCGGACGGCTCCGTGCATTTCATCAGCGAGAATGTCGACCTGGGAACCTATCAGGCACTCTCCACTACTCATGGAAGCGAAGTGGTCGAGACTCCGTAAGGTTCCTGTAGCCGTCTGTCGAAGTTGTATGCGACACTGAGATCCAGCGCTCTGTCAGGGAGAATATGATTCAGCAACAGCCTTACGTTTCTGATGTCAGCGCGCCTGCAGTTACGCAGGCGCTGACTGAATTGACGGCAGCCGCTCCGACCATTCGGCTCTCGATTCAGGAGCGGATGCGGTTAACCCGGGAATGTCTGCAGTCTCTTTCCGCTGCGGCGCGGGAGTGGGTTGAACTATCCTGCCAGGCCAAACGGATTCCGGAAGGGAGCACGGTCCGCGCGGAAGAGGTGCTGGCCGGGCCGGTTTCGGTGGCTCGTTTTCTGCAGGTGCTGCTGCTCAGCCTGAAGTCGATCGAACAGACGGGGCAGCCACCACTTTCCGGGAGACCGGTTCTTTCAGGGACAGGTCACAGGCGGGTTCCCGTCTTTCCCGCTTCGGGCATGTTTGATTCGCTGGTCTTTTTCGGTCTGAAAGCGGAGGCGTGGCTCAAGCAGGCGGATCCGGACGGGGGACTGTTCGATCTGTCTGTGTTAGAGAAGTCTGCTGTAGACGGATCTGCGCTGCCCTTGACCCTCGTGCTGGGGGCCGGGAATGTTTCTGCGATTCCTGCGACCGACGTGCTGACCAAAATCCTGCAGGATGGGGAACGGGTTCTGTTGAAAATGAATCCGGTGAATGAGTACCTGCAGCCGGTATTCGAGCAGGCCTTTCAGCCACTGATTTCGGCAGGGCTGCTACGGATTGTTTGTGGAGACGGCAGGATCGGGGCGGCGCTGGTAGAGCATCCTGCTGTCGAACGCATTCATATTACCGGTTCGACTCAGACCCACGATGCGATCGTCTGGGGAAATACTGCTGAGGAGCGGAGCAGGCGGAAGGAGCAGAATCAGCCTTGCCTGCAGGTGCCGATTACCAGCGAACTGGGGAATATCTCTCCCTGGATTGTGGTGCCTGGCAACTATTCGGAAAAGCAACTGCGGTTTCAGGCTGAGAACGTAGTCGCTTCGATTGTGAATAATGCTTCCTTCAACTGCCTGGCGACGAAATTGATTGTCACTGCTGCCAACTGGAAACAACGCGATCATTTTCTGGCATTGATTGAACAACGCCTGTCGGAAATTCCGCCGCGGTATGCCTATTACCCGGGGGCAGCTGCCCGCTGGGAACGCTTTGCCGGGGAGACTCCCTCTGATGAAAATTATCTGCCCTGGAAGCTGATTCGAAATGCCGATCCCCGCGAGACTCCCCATCTGTTTCAGGAAGAATCTTTCGTCTGTGTCTGTGCAGAAACTGCACTTGGGGCCGATTCCCCAACCGAATTTCTGGAACGGGCAGTCACGTTTGTGAATCAGGATGTGTGGGGGACGCTGTGTGCCACGATCACAGTGCCGAATGAATTTCGCAAGCAGCAGGCGAATCAGCTGGAGCAGGCAATCGCCCGATTGAATTATGGGGCGGTGGCCGTCAACCACTGGCCGGCGTTGAACTACGCCTTCATGACGACCCCCTGGGGAGGGGCTCCCGGGGGAGATTTACGGGATGTTGTCAGCGGGATCGGAAATGTGCACAACACGTATTTTCTGTCAGACGTGGAAAAGACCGTTCTCTGCGGGCCTCTGACGCTGATTCCTTATCCGGTCTGGTTTCCCTCGCATCCGCATTCGGAGGCGGTGGGCTGGCGCCTGCTGGATTTGTATACACAACCTTCTATGGGCGGTCTCATGCGGGTCGGACTGTCTGTGGTGAAGCCTTAATTTTCTACTTTCATTTCAATACGGATTTCCTGCCATGCATGTTTTGTCATTCCGGGTCAACAGAGTGTTCGCTGTGACCGTACTGTTCCTGTTGAGCGAAATCGTGATGACTGCCACTTGCACCTCGGCTGTGGCTGCTGGGGCGCGACAACTCAAACCGGCTACATACACTTTTGCTCCCGGACCGGACTTCCAGTTTGAATTCCAGTCGCGGCTGATCGAAGCGGTACCCGGTGATGTGCTGGAATTGAAAGCGGGAACCTATCATCTGCACTCGGGGCTGAATCTGGTGACAGATAACGTCACGATTCGTGGAGCCGGCCAGGACAAGACGATTCTCTCCTTCAAAAAACAGCGTGACGGCAGCTTTGGCCTGTTGGCCAGCGGCGATAACCTGGTACTGGAAAATTTTGCGGTCGAGGACACGAGTCACAACGCGATCAAGGTGCTGGGGGCTGAGAATGTGACGTTTCGTGGAGTCCGAACCGAGTGGACGGGCGGTCCTAAAACGACCAACGGTGCCTATGGGCTCTACCCGGTGCAGTGCAAAAACGTGCTGATCGAAGACTGTATTGCCATCGGTGCCGCGGATGCGGGGATCTATGTGGGACAGTCGACGGACGTTGTCGTGCGTAACAGCCGGGCCGAAGCGAATGTGGCGGGGATCGAGATTGAGAATACGATCAATGCCGACGTGTATGATAACGAGGTGACGAATAACACCGGTGGACTGCTGGTATTCGATCTGCCGGGACTGCCTCAGAAGAACGGGCGGCACGTGCGGGTCTTTAGGAATCAGATATTCAAAAACAATCTGGCGAACTTTGCCCCCAAGGGGAATATGGTCGCCTCCGTACCCGCCGGTTCGGGAGTGCTGATCATGGCGACCGATGAGGTCGAAGTGTTCGAGAACCGAATCGAGGACAATCGCTCGTTCAGTGTGTCTGTCGTCAGTTTTCTGATTTACGGCAAGAAGCTGAAAGACCAGCATTATGATCCTTATCCAGAGCAGGTTTACATTCACGATAACATGATCAAAGGGGGAGGCACCGATCCGGACGGCGAACTGGGCCTGTTATTGAAATCAATTGTGGGGACGCCGCTGCCTGCGATTGTGTATGACGGTGTGACCGCACCCCGGAAAGCGGACGGGCAGAGCCTGACGCTGGCGAACAACGGTGAAGTCGGGTTTTTGAATATTGATTTCAGCAACCTGACGCCGGAGAACATTGCTGCGGGAAAATACCGTCCCAGTGCGGATGTGACACCTTATAGAGGGACCGGAGTGGCACTCAAACCGGTCGCGCTGAAGCCGCATGGAGCTCCTGAACCCTCTCGAAATACAACTTTGAATGTGTATTACGATGCCCCGCGAAAGCTGTCCGAGTTGAAACTGTTTCAGGGAAACGGCGTTTCACAGCAGCCGGCCAGCGATGTGATTCCTTATGATTTAA contains:
- a CDS encoding parallel beta-helix domain-containing protein, which codes for MHVLSFRVNRVFAVTVLFLLSEIVMTATCTSAVAAGARQLKPATYTFAPGPDFQFEFQSRLIEAVPGDVLELKAGTYHLHSGLNLVTDNVTIRGAGQDKTILSFKKQRDGSFGLLASGDNLVLENFAVEDTSHNAIKVLGAENVTFRGVRTEWTGGPKTTNGAYGLYPVQCKNVLIEDCIAIGAADAGIYVGQSTDVVVRNSRAEANVAGIEIENTINADVYDNEVTNNTGGLLVFDLPGLPQKNGRHVRVFRNQIFKNNLANFAPKGNMVASVPAGSGVLIMATDEVEVFENRIEDNRSFSVSVVSFLIYGKKLKDQHYDPYPEQVYIHDNMIKGGGTDPDGELGLLLKSIVGTPLPAIVYDGVTAPRKADGQSLTLANNGEVGFLNIDFSNLTPENIAAGKYRPSADVTPYRGTGVALKPVALKPHGAPEPSRNTTLNVYYDAPRKLSELKLFQGNGVSQQPASDVIPYDLITTLFTDYTSKHRFVRLPKGKQVRFKESGVLEFPEGTMLIKTFAYPKDMRDPEAGERLLETRVEFLKPSGWYGYSYIWNEQQTDAELSLGGGEIEVDWIHTDGQRRSTRHLVPNANQCLSCHSHHDKYVPIGPTAANLNRMFDYAHGAENQLAYLKRKDLLSEAPEMGSVQKLPAFDDPHSGSVSERVRAYLSVNCGHCHSPGGNARTTGLDLRYLQQDPAKIGVWKTPVAAGRGSGGRSYDIVPGAPEKSILMHRLQSNDLAARMPNIGNRIVHQEAVELIRQWISQMDRTPEAASE